The following proteins come from a genomic window of Thermoleophilia bacterium:
- a CDS encoding response regulator has product MQLLIAHADASAREALKRVVADLPGGDLEIIESGDGLETMEYLLAAESPRIALVDWDLPGCDGLEICRLVRAYYEAGRPYVILLGRADHRIADGLEGGADDCVHTPVPADELRARVGVGRRFADRPRERVLPGETQSAPAAVRESAAMLSAQATLADIDYDCDSPAAERRSQIRLVAHQADFDNETPSCDTPSVARFELESMLFAR; this is encoded by the coding sequence ATGCAACTGCTCATCGCACACGCCGATGCCTCGGCGCGAGAGGCGCTCAAGAGAGTGGTAGCCGATCTGCCCGGTGGCGATCTTGAGATCATCGAATCTGGTGACGGCCTCGAGACCATGGAGTATCTGCTGGCGGCCGAATCGCCACGCATTGCACTTGTCGATTGGGACCTGCCGGGTTGTGACGGGCTCGAGATCTGTCGCTTGGTGCGCGCCTACTACGAGGCCGGCCGACCATACGTCATCCTCCTCGGCCGGGCCGACCATCGCATCGCCGACGGCCTCGAAGGCGGTGCCGACGACTGCGTCCACACGCCCGTCCCGGCCGACGAGCTCAGAGCTCGCGTCGGCGTGGGTCGCCGCTTCGCCGATAGGCCACGCGAACGCGTTCTCCCCGGCGAAACACAGTCCGCGCCGGCCGCCGTCCGAGAGTCGGCGGCCATGCTGAGCGCCCAAGCGACGCTCGCCGATATCGACTACGACTGCGATTCGCCCGCGGCAGAGCGACGGAGTCAGATTCGTCTCGTCGCGCATCAAGCCGACTTCGACAACGAAACGCCATCCTGCGACACACCAAGTGTCGCTCGCTTCGAGCTCGAGTCGATGCTGTTCGCGCGCTAG
- a CDS encoding response regulator transcription factor produces the protein MPQSILVVEDEPSIAEIVGVYLRRAGYDVRIVGDGRAALTEVDRRPPDLIVLDLMLPDVDGHEVTRRIRADSNIPIIMLTARKSEVDRIAGLEMGADDYVTKPFSAQELVSRVRAVLRRTHAAPPAAEEARLTFGDLIIDALARTVEVRGEPRSLTAKEFDLLLTLAQRPRVVFNRDMLLERVWGSADYIDPSTVTVHVRRVRAKIEDDPSRPRHILTVWGVGYRFEP, from the coding sequence GTGCCGCAATCCATCCTCGTCGTCGAGGACGAGCCGAGCATCGCCGAGATTGTCGGCGTGTACCTCCGTCGAGCGGGCTACGACGTACGCATCGTCGGCGACGGACGCGCCGCCCTCACCGAGGTCGATCGCCGGCCGCCCGACCTCATCGTCCTCGACCTCATGCTGCCGGACGTCGACGGCCACGAGGTCACCCGTCGGATTCGCGCCGACAGCAACATACCGATCATCATGCTCACCGCGCGCAAGAGCGAAGTCGACCGCATCGCCGGTCTGGAGATGGGCGCCGACGACTACGTAACCAAGCCGTTCAGCGCCCAGGAACTCGTGAGCCGTGTGCGCGCCGTGCTGCGGCGCACGCACGCGGCGCCGCCCGCCGCCGAGGAGGCGCGGCTCACCTTCGGCGATCTCATCATCGACGCACTGGCGCGTACCGTCGAGGTGCGCGGCGAACCGCGCTCCCTGACCGCCAAGGAGTTTGATCTCCTCCTCACGCTGGCGCAGCGGCCGCGTGTCGTCTTCAACCGCGACATGCTGCTCGAGCGCGTCTGGGGTTCGGCCGACTACATCGACCCCAGCACCGTGACCGTCCATGTGCGGCGCGTTCGCGCGAAGATCGAAGATGACCCGTCGCGACCACGGCACATCCTGACGGTGTGGGGAGTCGGCTACCGGTTCGAACCGTGA
- a CDS encoding HAMP domain-containing sensor histidine kinase, whose product MIDAEDTDQKRPRQIAVFVAAALAAVVVGLVAFALLLSPPENDIIAMSVFLGVTALISIAAGVAAARLGWMRRSPRLAWTLMAGYLLAGALTLLNVLVTARLMFLNRHDLLLATVLLVFAAIIAAALGYLLSDAATTAITRLNFAAKEVAAGDLDVVVPADGSDEIAALARSFNEMTRRLREAEGLRAEAEATRRDLLTAVGHDLRTPLASVRVIVEALSDGVVTDPITTARYLRTAQSDLAALSRLVDDLFLLTSLGGGGVELDRQQNSLSDLISDTLESFSPRADQQGIRLRGEPGQEADLAVFDARYVGRALNNLVENALRFTPPGGEILLRSDRVDGGVRVLVQDTGSGISHDDLPHVFERFYRGDTSRTRATGESGLGLAIVKSVAVAHGGHVHAESTPGRGTTISFVLPA is encoded by the coding sequence GTGATCGACGCCGAGGACACCGACCAGAAGCGACCGCGCCAGATCGCGGTCTTCGTAGCGGCAGCGCTCGCCGCGGTCGTCGTCGGCCTCGTCGCCTTCGCTCTCCTGCTCAGCCCTCCCGAGAACGACATCATCGCCATGTCGGTGTTTCTCGGCGTCACCGCGCTCATCTCGATCGCCGCCGGCGTCGCCGCGGCGCGCCTCGGCTGGATGAGACGCTCGCCGCGGCTGGCATGGACGTTGATGGCCGGCTACCTCCTCGCCGGTGCCCTCACCCTCCTCAACGTCCTCGTCACGGCGCGCCTGATGTTTCTCAATCGTCACGACCTTCTCCTCGCCACCGTCCTTCTGGTGTTCGCCGCCATCATCGCCGCCGCCCTCGGCTACCTGCTGTCAGATGCGGCGACGACGGCGATCACACGTCTCAACTTCGCCGCGAAGGAAGTCGCCGCCGGCGATCTCGACGTCGTCGTGCCGGCCGACGGCTCTGATGAGATTGCCGCGTTGGCGCGTAGCTTCAACGAGATGACGCGTCGCCTGCGCGAGGCCGAAGGCCTGCGAGCCGAAGCCGAAGCGACGCGCCGCGATCTGCTCACGGCCGTGGGCCACGACCTGCGCACGCCACTCGCCTCGGTGCGCGTCATAGTCGAAGCGCTCAGCGACGGCGTCGTCACAGACCCGATCACGACAGCACGCTATCTGCGCACGGCGCAGAGCGACCTCGCCGCTCTCTCCCGACTCGTGGACGATCTCTTCCTCCTTACAAGTCTCGGCGGCGGCGGAGTCGAGCTCGACCGCCAGCAAAACTCGCTCTCGGATCTCATCTCGGACACACTCGAGTCGTTTTCGCCGCGCGCGGACCAGCAGGGCATCAGGCTGCGCGGCGAGCCTGGCCAGGAGGCCGACCTCGCGGTCTTCGATGCCCGCTACGTGGGTCGTGCGCTCAACAATCTCGTCGAGAACGCGCTCCGCTTCACCCCGCCCGGCGGCGAGATCTTGTTGCGCAGCGACCGCGTGGACGGAGGCGTGCGTGTACTCGTTCAGGACACCGGCTCGGGTATCTCGCACGACGATCTGCCGCACGTCTTCGAGCGCTTCTACCGTGGCGACACGTCCCGCACGCGCGCCACAGGGGAGAGCGGCCTGGGGCTCGCCATCGTCAAGAGCGTCGCGGTAGCCCACGGAGGACACGTTCACGCTGAGAGCACGCCGGGTCGAGGGACGACGATCTCGTTCGTGCTCCCCGCGTAG
- a CDS encoding metalloregulator ArsR/SmtB family transcription factor — MTDARQRYAIHAAVFAALANPTRHELMHLLCESPRTPSQLAELLDVSRPNVSQHLAVLQRLDLVRRARRDGSVYWEVVNPRLAEACALIDEILAPELAQRALALAAER, encoded by the coding sequence ATGACGGACGCCCGCCAACGCTACGCCATCCATGCCGCCGTGTTCGCCGCGCTGGCAAACCCAACGCGCCACGAGCTTATGCATCTGCTCTGCGAGTCGCCGCGCACACCAAGCCAACTCGCCGAGCTTCTCGACGTAAGCCGGCCCAATGTGTCGCAGCACTTGGCCGTCCTGCAGCGTCTCGACTTGGTGCGCCGCGCACGCCGCGACGGCTCCGTCTACTGGGAAGTCGTCAATCCTCGACTCGCCGAAGCCTGCGCGCTCATCGACGAGATTCTCGCTCCAGAACTGGCACAGCGCGCGCTCGCGCTGGCAGCGGAAAGGTAG
- a CDS encoding FmdB family zinc ribbon protein, producing the protein MARIDLVCRSCQHTFSVLTRGPIRDKQKRCPECSSTDIRQTLSSYLENGPLSSPLCGAERQSTGFG; encoded by the coding sequence GTGGCCCGCATCGATCTCGTCTGTCGGTCTTGCCAGCACACCTTCAGCGTTCTCACACGTGGGCCGATCCGCGACAAGCAGAAGCGCTGCCCGGAGTGCTCGTCGACCGACATCCGCCAGACGTTGAGCAGCTATCTCGAGAACGGGCCGCTCTCCAGCCCGCTCTGCGGCGCCGAGCGGCAGAGCACAGGCTTCGGCTGA
- a CDS encoding ABC transporter substrate-binding protein, which translates to MNAHEGPERESSGNSQGSIWERRVTRRHVVLGGALTGAAMLTGPWLLAGCGSSGSSASSPSASAARGGTLRVGRPLMTSPKGENLDPASPFNCYPYLGALYNRLARQAEDGTIIPDLATEWEATGDMKTWTFVMREGVTWHNGKPFTSKDAAYTLRHILDPDTASPQAGTLSPFLSASGITTPDDKTLVVKLDSPNAEFVSLLINYNCYVIPDGSAKTIGKSGIGTGPFKLVSFVPGGAGSVEVNPDYYEGMPRLDTIEYAAIGDQAARVNALLAKQVDFLIMTNLDYATTQTVTADSALTTYAVKNDVMYVMPMLCDTAPFTDVRVRQAFKMAYDPTQLLELAIHGTGTVANNNPVLPNDPYYLDYSLGYDPEKAKALLADAGFSDAQQLYTSATDPVLTPLALAYQDSVKAAGLSIEVKNAAADSYYSDIWLKKPFMTSWWSTARPIDQLLNQVYRGGSAWNESRWSNDTFAAILDSARKEADAAKRKQLYQDAQKLLIDDSGTIVPFFADRITGLSKKVVNFKAWGIDIDYVNLGIEE; encoded by the coding sequence ATGAATGCGCACGAAGGGCCGGAACGGGAATCCAGCGGCAACTCGCAGGGCTCTATCTGGGAGCGCCGCGTAACGCGCCGCCACGTTGTCTTGGGCGGCGCGCTCACCGGCGCGGCAATGCTCACGGGCCCGTGGCTCCTCGCCGGCTGCGGCAGCAGCGGCAGCAGCGCCTCCTCGCCGAGCGCCTCGGCGGCACGCGGCGGCACCCTGCGTGTGGGACGTCCGCTGATGACTTCACCCAAGGGCGAGAACCTCGACCCGGCAAGCCCGTTCAACTGCTACCCGTACCTCGGCGCGCTCTACAACCGCCTCGCCAGGCAGGCCGAAGACGGCACCATCATTCCTGATCTGGCGACCGAATGGGAAGCCACGGGGGACATGAAGACGTGGACCTTCGTCATGCGCGAAGGCGTCACGTGGCACAACGGTAAGCCCTTTACCTCCAAGGACGCCGCCTACACCCTGCGGCATATCCTCGACCCGGATACGGCGTCGCCCCAGGCCGGCACGCTCTCTCCTTTCCTCTCCGCCTCCGGCATCACAACGCCCGACGACAAGACGCTGGTCGTGAAGCTCGACTCGCCCAACGCGGAGTTCGTGAGCCTGCTGATCAACTACAACTGCTATGTGATCCCCGACGGCTCGGCAAAGACCATCGGCAAGTCGGGCATCGGCACCGGCCCGTTCAAGCTGGTCTCGTTCGTGCCCGGCGGCGCGGGTAGCGTCGAGGTCAACCCGGACTACTATGAGGGTATGCCGCGCCTCGACACGATCGAGTACGCAGCGATCGGCGACCAGGCGGCGCGCGTCAACGCGCTGCTCGCCAAGCAGGTCGACTTCCTCATCATGACGAACCTCGACTACGCCACCACCCAGACGGTGACCGCCGACTCCGCGCTCACGACCTATGCGGTCAAGAACGACGTCATGTACGTCATGCCGATGCTCTGTGACACGGCCCCGTTCACCGACGTACGCGTGCGTCAGGCGTTCAAGATGGCCTACGATCCCACCCAGCTGCTCGAGTTGGCGATCCACGGTACCGGCACCGTCGCCAACAACAACCCTGTGCTGCCGAACGATCCGTACTACCTCGACTACTCGCTCGGGTACGACCCGGAGAAGGCCAAGGCACTACTCGCGGACGCCGGCTTCAGCGATGCTCAGCAGCTCTACACGTCGGCCACCGACCCCGTGCTCACACCCCTCGCCCTGGCCTACCAGGACTCTGTCAAGGCAGCCGGCTTGAGCATCGAGGTCAAGAACGCCGCCGCCGACTCGTACTACAGCGACATCTGGCTGAAGAAGCCGTTCATGACCTCCTGGTGGTCCACCGCGCGGCCGATCGATCAGCTCCTCAATCAGGTCTACCGTGGCGGTTCGGCGTGGAACGAGTCGCGTTGGTCCAACGACACCTTCGCCGCCATCCTCGATTCGGCGCGCAAAGAGGCGGATGCCGCCAAGCGCAAGCAGCTCTACCAGGACGCGCAGAAGCTGCTCATCGACGACAGCGGCACGATCGTCCCCTTCTTCGCCGACCGCATCACGGGTCTGAGCAAGAAGGTCGTCAACTTCAAGGCGTGGGGCATCGACATCGACTACGTGAACCTGGGCATCGAGGAGTAG
- a CDS encoding ABC transporter permease has translation MLRVVGRRLVYTVLTVLLATILVFVALQALPGSLATQVLGQDATPEAVAQLEAKLHLDQPAWQRYAEWLGGAVRGDFGDSLVSGQPVWSEARLYLRNTAVLTFIVVIIGVPLSLLLGVAAGLARDRWPDLTISTLSLIAMSVPGFTVATLLALVFAVKLAWFPAVVTAGPTATLGELMAVIWLPAAALTIGMAAYIVRMMRTSVIDVMASDYVTMADVRGLSHSRVLVHHMLPNALLPTLNVIAINIAWLAGGVVVVETVFSYPGIGSLMLEAVRTRDLPVLMFIAVLGSVTYVICNLLADLAAIWFNPRLRTSGRAG, from the coding sequence CTGCTTCGGGTAGTCGGCCGCCGGCTGGTCTACACCGTACTGACGGTCCTGCTGGCGACGATTCTCGTCTTCGTCGCCTTGCAGGCGTTGCCGGGAAGCCTAGCGACCCAGGTCCTCGGCCAGGACGCAACACCGGAGGCGGTCGCCCAACTCGAAGCGAAGCTGCATCTCGATCAGCCCGCCTGGCAGCGCTACGCCGAGTGGCTGGGCGGCGCCGTGCGCGGCGACTTCGGCGACTCGCTGGTGAGCGGTCAGCCGGTGTGGTCGGAGGCGCGGCTGTACTTGCGCAACACGGCGGTGCTCACCTTCATCGTGGTGATCATCGGAGTCCCGCTGTCACTCCTCCTCGGAGTGGCAGCGGGACTCGCCCGCGATCGTTGGCCCGATCTCACTATCTCGACGCTTTCCCTCATAGCGATGAGCGTCCCCGGTTTCACCGTGGCTACGCTCCTGGCGCTCGTGTTCGCCGTCAAGCTCGCTTGGTTCCCGGCCGTCGTGACGGCCGGACCCACGGCCACCCTGGGCGAGCTCATGGCGGTCATCTGGCTCCCGGCAGCAGCGCTCACGATCGGCATGGCCGCGTACATCGTGCGCATGATGCGCACCAGCGTGATCGACGTCATGGCCAGCGACTACGTAACGATGGCCGACGTGCGCGGGCTCTCGCACAGCCGCGTCCTCGTCCACCACATGCTGCCGAATGCCCTCCTCCCCACCCTCAACGTGATCGCCATCAACATTGCCTGGCTGGCCGGAGGCGTCGTCGTCGTCGAAACCGTCTTCAGCTACCCCGGCATCGGCTCGCTGATGCTCGAGGCGGTGCGCACCCGCGATCTGCCCGTACTCATGTTCATCGCAGTGCTGGGCTCGGTCACCTACGTCATCTGCAACCTGCTCGCCGACCTCGCCGCGATCTGGTTCAACCCGCGCCTGCGCACTTCGGGGCGAGCGGGATGA
- a CDS encoding ABC transporter permease — MRGVSAVRASLRSARRSWSFTLGLALVAIVVAVSLLAPILAPYSPTTPSALDVIQQPSAQHWLGTDQLGRDVLSRVLYGGRFALLISLCATVLSVGIGTLLGCFAAYRRGLPDDVLMRVLDAVLSVPAILALLVVVSVLGTGWVVIVLASTIIYFPAVVRVIRAAASSVVGLDFVTAARARGEGFWPITMREIWPNILDVVMVEFAMRASWIMLLVSALSFLGFGANPPTPDWGLMVAENRPLLPIVPMATIAPIVALAVLIVGLNLAADGYAKARGIDRMMAESQ, encoded by the coding sequence ATGAGAGGAGTCTCTGCGGTGCGCGCCTCGCTACGCTCGGCGCGCCGCTCCTGGAGCTTCACGCTGGGCCTCGCCCTGGTCGCCATCGTCGTCGCAGTCTCTCTGCTGGCTCCCATCTTGGCGCCGTACTCGCCCACGACGCCTTCGGCGCTCGACGTCATCCAGCAGCCGTCGGCCCAGCACTGGCTGGGCACCGATCAGCTTGGCCGCGACGTGCTCTCGCGAGTGCTCTACGGCGGTCGCTTCGCGCTCCTCATCTCGCTCTGCGCAACCGTGCTCTCGGTCGGCATAGGCACCCTTCTGGGTTGCTTCGCCGCCTACCGCCGCGGTCTGCCCGATGACGTGCTGATGCGCGTGCTCGACGCCGTGCTCTCGGTGCCGGCCATCCTTGCGCTCCTCGTCGTCGTGAGCGTGCTGGGCACCGGCTGGGTGGTGATCGTGCTGGCGTCGACGATCATCTACTTCCCCGCCGTGGTACGCGTGATCCGCGCCGCGGCCTCCTCCGTCGTCGGCCTCGACTTCGTCACTGCGGCGCGCGCCCGCGGCGAGGGCTTCTGGCCCATAACCATGCGCGAGATTTGGCCCAACATCCTCGACGTGGTCATGGTGGAGTTCGCCATGCGTGCCTCCTGGATCATGCTGCTCGTGAGCGCGCTCTCATTCCTCGGCTTCGGCGCCAACCCGCCGACGCCGGACTGGGGTCTCATGGTCGCCGAGAACCGGCCCCTCCTGCCCATCGTACCGATGGCGACTATCGCGCCGATCGTCGCCCTGGCCGTGCTCATCGTGGGCCTCAATCTTGCCGCCGATGGCTACGCCAAAGCCCGCGGCATCGATCGCATGATGGCAGAGTCACAATGA
- a CDS encoding dipeptide ABC transporter ATP-binding protein translates to MTTTPTDKAGTVTTDGILAEVRGLSISYRSGGRDVPVVRDVDLNLMTGEAYGIVGESGCGKSTLASALVGFLRRGSRVSGGSITIADQDILGGSRQALRQARRTLVGFLPQNAGHSLTPSMRVGDQLIEVLTTTSGVDKSTARRRAVELFTQVRLPEPDKLIARYPHELSGGQQQRVAAAIALAGRPRLLVLDEPTTGLDVVTQASILALVRQLQAELNLAVVMVSHDLGAVSAVCRRIAVMYAGRVVELGTARNVFGAPSHPYTRGLLASVPRLAVAGLPAGLSGSVAGAYAVSGCSFAPRCEFAAPACREGGPPPLVTVGDDADHASACLRLDAVREAPSWESDIRAHRTRPRGAPLLHVHGLEVDYRRRPDERSGPTVSDVDLAVHRGEVVALVGESGSGKSTIAWTIAGLRRPSAGQITLAGDEASDEADLSLPAAKRAPALRRRVQVVFQNPTTSLNPRRTVGDAVSRPLHLRGVRREAARAALEKALTDVGLEPAFADRLPVQLSGGQQQRVGIARALAAGPTLILADEVVSALDVSIQASVLRLLDDLRDEYDLGYLFISHDLAVVRSIADRVVVLYLGRVCEEGPVKHVFASPSHPYTRLLINSVLAVETTKPKTTAPDGEPESAPPAAGCAFRRRCPLRREGICETQTPPWQDLGDGHRLRCHVPVAEHDA, encoded by the coding sequence ATGACGACCACGCCGACGGACAAGGCCGGCACAGTGACGACGGACGGGATCCTCGCCGAGGTTCGCGGGCTGTCGATCAGCTACCGCTCCGGCGGCCGTGACGTGCCCGTGGTGCGCGACGTCGACTTGAACCTGATGACCGGCGAGGCGTACGGAATCGTCGGCGAGTCCGGCTGCGGCAAGTCGACGCTTGCCTCGGCGCTCGTCGGCTTCCTACGCCGCGGATCGCGAGTGAGCGGCGGCTCCATCACCATCGCCGATCAAGACATCCTCGGCGGCTCACGGCAGGCGCTGCGCCAAGCGCGACGCACCCTCGTCGGCTTCCTGCCCCAAAACGCCGGTCACAGCCTGACGCCCTCGATGCGCGTCGGCGACCAGTTGATTGAAGTGCTGACTACCACGAGCGGTGTCGACAAGAGCACTGCACGGCGTCGCGCCGTGGAGCTGTTCACCCAGGTCCGCCTGCCGGAGCCGGACAAGCTGATCGCCCGCTATCCGCACGAGCTCTCCGGCGGCCAGCAACAGCGAGTCGCCGCGGCGATTGCCCTTGCCGGCCGGCCGCGGCTCCTCGTCCTCGACGAGCCGACCACCGGCCTCGACGTTGTCACGCAGGCCAGCATCCTCGCACTCGTGCGCCAGTTGCAGGCCGAACTCAACCTGGCCGTCGTCATGGTGAGCCACGACCTCGGCGCCGTCTCCGCCGTGTGCCGGCGCATCGCCGTGATGTACGCCGGACGCGTGGTTGAGCTCGGTACGGCGCGGAACGTCTTCGGCGCGCCGTCGCACCCCTACACCCGTGGCCTTCTGGCAAGCGTGCCGCGACTCGCGGTCGCCGGCCTCCCCGCCGGACTAAGCGGGTCAGTGGCCGGCGCCTACGCTGTCAGCGGGTGTTCTTTCGCACCGCGCTGCGAGTTCGCCGCACCCGCCTGCCGAGAGGGCGGGCCGCCCCCGCTTGTCACCGTCGGCGACGATGCCGACCATGCCTCCGCCTGCCTGCGCCTCGACGCCGTGCGAGAGGCGCCGTCCTGGGAGAGCGACATACGGGCACACCGCACCCGCCCCCGAGGCGCGCCGCTCCTCCACGTCCACGGCCTCGAGGTCGACTACCGGAGGCGCCCGGACGAGCGCTCGGGTCCGACGGTGAGCGACGTCGACCTCGCGGTGCACCGCGGCGAGGTCGTGGCGCTCGTCGGCGAGAGCGGCAGCGGCAAGTCCACAATCGCCTGGACGATCGCCGGCCTGCGCAGACCCTCGGCGGGCCAGATCACGCTGGCCGGCGACGAAGCGAGCGACGAGGCCGATCTCAGTCTCCCTGCCGCCAAGCGCGCGCCGGCGTTGCGCCGCCGCGTGCAGGTCGTCTTCCAGAATCCAACGACCTCACTCAATCCGCGGCGCACCGTGGGAGACGCGGTCAGCCGGCCTCTGCACCTGCGCGGCGTGCGCCGCGAGGCGGCCCGCGCCGCGCTCGAGAAGGCGCTCACCGATGTCGGCCTCGAGCCGGCCTTCGCTGATCGCCTTCCGGTGCAGCTCTCCGGCGGTCAGCAGCAGCGCGTCGGCATCGCCCGCGCCCTCGCCGCCGGCCCCACGCTCATTCTTGCCGACGAAGTCGTGTCTGCCCTGGACGTCTCCATCCAAGCCTCCGTGCTGCGCCTGCTCGACGATCTGCGCGACGAGTACGACCTCGGCTATCTGTTCATCAGCCACGACCTCGCCGTCGTGCGCAGCATCGCCGACCGTGTCGTCGTCCTGTACCTCGGGCGCGTCTGCGAAGAAGGGCCGGTGAAACACGTCTTTGCGTCGCCGAGCCACCCATACACCCGCCTGCTCATCAACTCCGTCCTCGCCGTCGAGACGACGAAGCCGAAGACGACCGCCCCCGACGGCGAACCGGAGTCGGCGCCGCCGGCGGCCGGCTGCGCCTTCCGGCGGCGCTGCCCTCTGCGCCGCGAGGGCATCTGCGAGACACAGACGCCGCCCTGGCAAGACCTCGGCGACGGCCATCGCCTGCGTTGTCACGTGCCCGTCGCCGAGCACGACGCCTGA
- a CDS encoding ornithine cyclodeaminase family protein — protein MELVYLSRADVESLGMTMAEVLDAVDQGFAAKGRGETEMPPKPGVHTRPDCFIHAMPAYVREPEVAGLKWVSGYPPNVAKGLPYISGLLVLNDCETGIPLAVMDCAWVTAMRTGASAGISAKYLARPQSSAAAIIGCGVQARTSLMALVETLPELRDVHCYDLFPQATRSFVDQMSALFPHLRFSLHDAAASAARSADVVVTAIPIVVHPEPDLDAGDLRSGGLAVSLDYDSAWTSAAMKECDKFCSDDIGQLLSTKEHGVYFGGIPEAIHADLGELAARLKPGRETEDERIFSMNMGIAVDDMVTARVLYQRALESGAGVRLPL, from the coding sequence ATGGAACTCGTGTACCTGAGCCGCGCCGACGTCGAGAGTCTCGGCATGACGATGGCCGAAGTACTCGATGCAGTCGATCAAGGCTTCGCCGCCAAGGGTCGCGGCGAGACCGAGATGCCACCCAAGCCCGGTGTGCACACACGGCCAGACTGCTTCATCCACGCCATGCCCGCCTATGTGCGCGAGCCCGAGGTCGCCGGACTCAAGTGGGTGTCGGGCTACCCTCCGAACGTCGCCAAGGGGCTGCCCTACATCTCCGGCCTACTCGTTCTGAACGACTGCGAGACCGGCATCCCCCTGGCGGTGATGGACTGCGCCTGGGTGACGGCCATGCGCACCGGCGCCAGCGCCGGCATCTCCGCCAAGTACCTGGCGCGTCCACAGAGCAGCGCTGCGGCCATCATCGGCTGCGGTGTCCAGGCGCGCACAAGCCTCATGGCTCTGGTCGAGACGCTGCCCGAACTGCGCGACGTGCACTGCTACGACCTCTTCCCGCAGGCGACTCGCAGCTTCGTCGACCAGATGTCGGCGCTCTTCCCGCACCTCCGTTTTTCCCTGCACGACGCCGCGGCCAGCGCCGCCCGGTCGGCGGATGTGGTCGTCACCGCGATCCCGATCGTCGTGCATCCCGAGCCCGATCTCGATGCCGGTGACCTCAGGTCGGGCGGTCTGGCGGTCTCGCTCGATTACGACTCCGCTTGGACAAGCGCGGCGATGAAGGAGTGCGACAAGTTCTGCTCCGACGACATCGGACAACTTCTCTCGACGAAGGAACACGGCGTGTACTTCGGCGGTATCCCGGAGGCGATCCACGCCGACCTCGGAGAGCTCGCCGCGAGACTCAAGCCCGGGCGCGAGACTGAAGACGAGCGAATCTTCTCGATGAATATGGGCATCGCCGTCGACGACATGGTCACGGCCCGCGTGCTGTATCAGCGCGCCCTGGAGAGCGGCGCCGGCGTGCGCCTGCCCCTGTAA